One stretch of Glycine soja cultivar W05 chromosome 7, ASM419377v2, whole genome shotgun sequence DNA includes these proteins:
- the LOC114418356 gene encoding eukaryotic translation initiation factor 1A-like produces MPKNKGKGGKNRKRGKNEADDEKRELVFKEDGQEYAQVLRMLGNGRCEAMCIDGTKRLCHIRGKMHKKVWIAAGDIILVGLRDYQDDKADVILKYMPDEARLLKAYGELPDSTRLNEGIGAGLDEEEDGAGNDYIEFEDEDIDKI; encoded by the coding sequence ATGCCGAAGAACAAGGGAAAGGGAGGAAAGAACCGGAAGCGCGGGAAGAACGAGGCGGACGACGAGAAGCGGGAGCTTGTGTTCAAGGAGGACGGCCAGGAGTACGCGCAGGTGCTCCGGATGCTGGGGAACGGCCGCTGCGAGGCGATGTGCATCGACGGCACCAAGCGCCTCTGCCACATCCGCGGCAAGATGCACAAGAAGGTCTGGATCGCCGCCGGCGACATCATCCTCGTCGGCCTCCGCGACTACCAGGACGACAAGGCCGACGTCATCCTCAAGTACATGCCCGACGAGGCCAGGCTCCTCAAGGCCTACGGCGAGCTTCCTGACAGCACCAGGCTCAACGAGGGCATCGGCGCTGGCCTTGATGAGGAGGAGGATGGGGCCGGAAATGATTATATCGAGTTCGAGGATGAGGATATTGATAAGAtttga
- the LOC114418355 gene encoding protein CURVATURE THYLAKOID 1A, chloroplastic-like, with product MAAAAAVTVLLPPRIPTTTNVTRCSALPSLPPRVSNTKTTLFSPSLNNFSVSRKSSLLQTRASSEESSSVDANEVFTDLKEKWDALENKSTVLLYGGGAIVAIWLSSILVSAINSVPLLPKIMELVGLGYTGWFVYRYLLFKSSRKELATDIESLKKKITGTE from the exons atggcaGCGGCGGCGGCAGTGACGGTGCTACTCCCACCTAGGATTCCGACCACCACCAACGTTACCCGCTGCTCTGCTTTGCCTTCTCTCCCTCCTCGCGTCTCCAACACCAAAACCACTTTGTTCTCACCTTCCCTCAACAACTTTTCAG TGTCCCGAAAATCTTCTCTGCTTCAGACCAGAGCTTCTTCAGAGGAATCATCCTCAGTAGATGCCAATGAGGTGTTCACAGATTTGAAGGAAAAG TGGGATGCTCTTGAAAACAAGTCCACAGTACTTCTTTATGGTGGAGGGGCTATAGTTGCTATTTGGCTATCGTCAATTCTTGTGAGCGCCATCAACTCAGTTCCCTTG CTTCCAAAGATTATGGAGTTGGTAGGGCTTGGATACACTGGATGGTTTGTCTACCGATACCTTCTGTTTAAG TCTAGCAGGAAGGAGCTAGCTACAGACATTGAATCActgaagaagaaaattactggAACTGAATAG
- the LOC114418354 gene encoding uncharacterized protein LOC114418354, whose product MLRLLKPQPFPSGYHLIQRCAVSGTAKGKAKIKAGQALKRSRITTKKPGSATAGPPMSRERQERERLYEQCLQAPTPLRHLTQKEREREAEREKLGLISKDRQREIDMMKRKDDKFKVSEKPTIIGTPGLDYVSLGLVDVDKLPKYDLTVEDGRRLAKEYSRVLMRKHRARQAAESNLLRMKKEAIEALPEGLREAALVPDLAPFPVNRFMATLTPPIEGYIEQVREAANRISGKEKIR is encoded by the coding sequence ATGCTCCGCCTCCTAAAGCCGCAACCTTTCCCCTCCGGGTACCACCTCATCCAACGCTGCGCCGTGAGCGGCACCGCAAAGGGCAAAGCGAAGATCAAAGCAGGCCAAGCGCTAAAACGCTCCCGCATCACCACGAAGAAACCCGGATCCGCGACCGCAGGCCCACCTATGTCGCGTGAGCGCCAAGAACGCGAGCGCCTCTACGAACAATGCCTTCAAGCCCCAACTCCTCTCCGCCACCTCACCCAAAAGGAGCGCGAACGCGAAGCGGAGCGCGAGAAATTGGGTCTCATCAGCAAGGATCGGCAGCGAGAAATCGACATGATGAAGCGAAAAGACGACAAATTTAAGGTTTCGGAGAAGCCCACGATTATTGGGACACCTGGGTTGGATTACGTGAGTTTAGGTTTGGTGGATGTGGACAAGTTGCCGAAGTATGATTTGACGGTGGAAGATGGGAGGAGGTTGGCGAAGGAGTATAGTAGGGTTTTGATGAGGAAGCATAGAGCGAGACAGGCTGCGGAGTCCaatcttttgaggatgaagaaGGAGGCTATTGAGGCTTTGCCTGAGGGGTTGAGAGAGGCTGCTTTGGTTCCTGATTTGGCTCCTTTTCCAGTTAACCGGTTTATGGCGACTCTTACGCCGCCTATTGAGGGTTACATTGAGCAGGTTAGGGAGGCGGCGAATAGGATCAGTGGAAAGGAGAAGATTAGGTGA